Proteins from a genomic interval of Spiroplasma diminutum CUAS-1:
- a CDS encoding anaerobic ribonucleoside triphosphate reductase, with product MNNKKLNSDKILKDFNQAISISNNDVKNENANMNGNTPSGKMMKFASITSKEYALENLLKPFHAELHNKSLIHIHDLDYYPTKSATCVQYNIQEIFSNGFRTRNGLIREPQSIQVYAELAAIVFQTAQNEMHGGQSIPAFDYFMAPGVNKSFRKALIKNLKNFFIFSEIEFNEDQLNKIKLDEEIKFKSINKSKLEVYLTNIKLTDNDFEKIFNITNKDVIQETDQAMKGFIYNLNTQHSRGGNQVVFSSINIGTDTSKEGRQVTKSLLKALQEGLGNGETSIFPIVIFKVKTGINFDENDYKKAMNMNQEDWFNDNNIWNAKNFDLFLNSIRTTSLRLFPNFMFLDQEYNTHELWKENSKNSWYYEPATMGCRTRVFENINGDKTSIGRGNLSFTSLNLPYIALELLKEENKIINNEIDFNSINKKEIKDKYLEKVKFYSQEVCDQLLERFNYQSTALAKEFPFLMMNNILTGGKDLEPQEFVKEVFKQGTLTIGFVGLAEALKALLNFHHGENDEAQNFGLEILKVINEVALEWKQKTHLNFGVIATPAESVAGRMMIITKKHFGEINEITSREYFTNSNHIPVYYNISAINKIKKEAAYHSLTLAGSISYIELDGEAKKNLHAVLSIINAMRVYGINYGSLNHPVDRCKECNYTSLIPFKCQMCGNENISRTRRITGYLVGDLDGWNKGKQAEEAERVKHKINN from the coding sequence ATGAATAATAAAAAATTAAATTCTGATAAAATTTTAAAAGATTTTAATCAAGCTATATCAATAAGTAATAATGATGTTAAAAATGAAAATGCTAATATGAATGGTAACACTCCAAGTGGAAAAATGATGAAGTTTGCATCAATTACTTCAAAAGAATATGCTTTAGAAAATTTACTTAAACCATTTCATGCAGAACTTCATAATAAATCTTTAATTCATATACATGATTTAGATTATTACCCAACTAAATCAGCAACTTGTGTACAATATAATATTCAAGAGATATTTTCAAATGGTTTTAGAACTAGAAATGGTTTAATTAGAGAACCTCAATCAATTCAAGTATATGCTGAATTGGCAGCAATTGTTTTTCAAACTGCTCAAAATGAAATGCATGGAGGGCAATCAATACCAGCCTTTGATTATTTTATGGCACCAGGAGTAAATAAAAGTTTTAGAAAAGCTTTAATAAAAAATTTGAAGAACTTTTTTATTTTTTCAGAAATAGAATTTAACGAAGATCAATTAAATAAAATAAAATTGGATGAAGAAATTAAATTTAAATCAATTAATAAAAGTAAATTGGAAGTTTATTTAACTAATATAAAATTAACTGATAATGATTTTGAAAAAATATTTAATATAACAAATAAAGATGTTATTCAAGAAACAGATCAAGCAATGAAAGGCTTTATTTATAATTTAAATACACAACATTCAAGGGGTGGCAATCAAGTAGTTTTTTCTTCAATAAATATTGGAACAGATACATCAAAAGAAGGAAGACAAGTTACAAAATCTCTTTTAAAAGCATTACAAGAAGGTTTGGGAAATGGTGAAACTTCAATATTCCCAATTGTAATTTTTAAAGTTAAAACTGGAATTAATTTTGATGAAAATGATTATAAAAAAGCAATGAATATGAATCAAGAAGACTGATTTAACGATAATAATATTTGAAATGCAAAAAATTTTGATTTATTTTTAAATTCTATTAGAACAACTAGTTTAAGACTATTTCCAAACTTTATGTTTTTGGATCAGGAATATAATACTCATGAATTATGAAAAGAGAATAGTAAAAATTCTTGATACTATGAACCTGCTACAATGGGGTGTAGAACGAGAGTTTTTGAAAATATAAATGGTGATAAAACATCAATAGGTAGAGGTAATTTAAGTTTTACATCATTAAATTTACCTTACATAGCTTTAGAATTATTAAAAGAAGAAAATAAAATTATTAATAATGAAATTGATTTTAATTCAATTAATAAAAAAGAAATAAAAGATAAATATTTAGAAAAAGTGAAATTTTATTCTCAAGAAGTTTGTGATCAACTTTTAGAAAGATTTAATTATCAATCTACTGCACTTGCAAAAGAGTTTCCTTTTTTAATGATGAACAATATTTTAACTGGAGGAAAAGATTTAGAACCACAAGAATTTGTAAAAGAAGTATTTAAACAAGGAACATTAACAATTGGATTTGTTGGTTTAGCAGAAGCATTAAAAGCTTTATTAAATTTTCATCATGGAGAAAATGATGAAGCTCAGAACTTTGGATTAGAAATATTGAAAGTTATTAATGAAGTTGCTTTAGAATGAAAACAAAAAACTCATTTAAACTTTGGAGTAATTGCAACTCCAGCAGAATCTGTTGCAGGTAGAATGATGATTATTACTAAAAAACATTTTGGAGAAATTAATGAAATTACAAGCAGAGAATATTTTACAAACTCAAACCATATTCCTGTTTATTACAATATTAGTGCTATAAATAAAATTAAAAAGGAAGCTGCTTATCATAGTTTAACTTTAGCTGGAAGTATAAGTTATATTGAACTTGATGGTGAAGCTAAAAAAAATTTACATGCTGTACTTTCTATTATCAATGCAATGAGAGTATATGGAATTAATTATGGAAGCTTAAATCATCCAGTGGATAGATGTAAAGAATGTAATTATACTTCTTTAATCCCATTTAAATGTCAAATGTGTGGAAATGAAAATATTTCAAGAACAAGAAGGATTACTGGTTATTTAGTTGGTGATTTAGATGGTTGAAATAAAGGAAAGCAAGCTGAAGAAGCAGAAAGAGTAAAACATAAAATTAATAATTAA
- a CDS encoding PTS transporter subunit EIIB yields the protein MKYGIEDVKKITSLVGGVENIEKVYHCMTRLRLILRDKNLFKADEIKKLDFVSGVILSSGEYQIIIGPTVNKFYELFCKENGLNSLPKLDINEDKELNMKVQRKSFLTFISQVFAPLLIILIAIGLWEMIRMPIFLLSNSLDKEWLNEWNDLNQTISRGMTYFVVIGVAWSTFKVMGGKEIYGLVIGVILCNPLLTALMDLEIKEGQTILEAMPSWGIFGDLRYPWKISFEGMVIPMVIVAVMGVHIQRLMQKVNLGSFRMLVEPVTVILLTSLISILTIAPLGLLFTSYLSLAFNFLMTHNITKYIFTPVIGALYSPMVIFGLHRTITPIIMQDIAQYQGSLILGLLIFSNVSTAIATFTFGFRYKNCKKIRQIAYSNATSGLIAGVTEPCIYSVGIKYVYPMIGAIIGTYFGCLLYTAAGVWTSAAPFGILGVIGFAIKAPESLGIQTWIGGNMLWGLFSMITTISISCIATLLLSKIKFFEQRTLKLLKDEYDFDVNKINEQVLLLKTKYKEDLNQFSNKKSKEDIYNKKILKEEYKKNIKVLRGA from the coding sequence ATGAAGTACGGAATAGAGGATGTTAAAAAAATTACTTCCTTAGTTGGAGGCGTGGAAAATATTGAAAAAGTATATCATTGTATGACACGTCTACGTTTAATACTAAGGGATAAAAATTTATTTAAAGCAGATGAAATAAAGAAATTAGACTTTGTTTCAGGTGTAATTTTATCTAGTGGAGAATATCAAATTATAATTGGACCAACTGTTAATAAATTTTATGAATTATTTTGTAAAGAAAATGGTTTAAATAGTTTACCAAAATTGGATATAAATGAGGATAAAGAATTAAATATGAAAGTTCAAAGGAAATCATTTTTAACTTTTATATCACAGGTTTTTGCACCATTATTAATTATTCTTATAGCAATTGGTTTATGAGAGATGATAAGAATGCCAATATTTTTATTATCAAATAGTTTAGATAAAGAATGATTAAATGAATGAAATGATTTAAATCAAACAATATCTAGAGGAATGACATACTTTGTTGTTATAGGTGTAGCATGATCAACATTTAAAGTCATGGGTGGTAAAGAAATATATGGATTAGTAATTGGTGTTATATTATGTAATCCATTACTTACAGCTCTAATGGATTTGGAAATAAAAGAAGGACAAACAATTTTAGAAGCAATGCCAAGCTGAGGTATTTTTGGAGATCTTAGATATCCATGAAAAATATCATTTGAAGGAATGGTTATACCAATGGTTATAGTTGCTGTAATGGGGGTTCATATTCAAAGACTAATGCAAAAAGTTAATCTTGGAAGTTTTAGAATGTTAGTTGAACCAGTTACAGTAATATTATTAACTAGTTTAATTTCAATTCTTACAATTGCACCTTTAGGGTTATTGTTTACAAGTTATTTATCTTTAGCATTTAACTTTTTAATGACACATAATATAACTAAATATATTTTCACACCAGTAATTGGAGCTTTATATTCTCCAATGGTTATATTTGGTTTACACAGAACAATAACACCTATTATTATGCAAGATATTGCACAATATCAAGGAAGTTTAATATTAGGTTTATTAATATTTTCAAATGTATCAACAGCTATTGCAACATTTACATTTGGTTTCAGATATAAAAATTGTAAAAAAATAAGACAAATAGCATATTCAAATGCTACATCAGGATTAATTGCAGGTGTAACTGAACCATGTATTTATTCTGTTGGAATAAAATATGTATATCCAATGATTGGAGCAATTATTGGAACATACTTTGGATGTCTGTTATATACAGCTGCAGGAGTATGAACATCAGCTGCTCCATTTGGTATTCTTGGAGTGATAGGTTTTGCAATAAAAGCACCCGAGTCATTGGGAATTCAAACTTGAATTGGTGGTAATATGCTTTGAGGATTATTCAGTATGATTACAACAATATCTATAAGCTGTATTGCAACATTACTTTTATCTAAAATTAAATTTTTTGAACAAAGAACATTAAAATTATTAAAAGATGAATACGATTTTGATGTTAATAAAATTAATGAACAGGTTTTATTATTGAAAACTAAATATAAAGAAGATTTGAATCAGTTTTCAAATAAAAAATCAAAAGAAGATATCTATAATAAAAAAATATTAAAAGAAGAATATAAAAAAAATATTAAAGTATTAAGAGGAGCATAA
- a CDS encoding glycoside hydrolase family 32 protein, with translation MKWEKYSLINESHLELFEQYHEKKESDWYNNQFHLSSYSGSTNDPNGLVYYKGQYFVFMQSCPFSIEHYNKSWALYTTVDFINYTYEGLTLIPSNEYDKNGVFSGSARVNSKGEMEIYYTGNVKFNDVDRTSYTLKALIDLREKVITKEFLFECDLEKYTGHFRDPVVFEKENKLFMLNGAQTLNKEGVLNVYEFDGNNWNWKKDIIVDKGDEQNSYMVECPNYFVLDGKEFIFACLEQDTPLSEGSHFVKYREVEVDNDANFKFKTQLRKIDLGFDFYAPQIFSNTQDRIIMLGWLGNSKSSPFPKELTTWSNHLTIPRELFVKNDSLYQLPIKELENLRLNEINYQENVFNYENGLVEIISNDISNNNFEIKLQSENKNIILKNQNNIFWIDRTNMDYNDEINLPSLINLGNLKINNIRILIDRSCLEIFINDGQHAISLRFFIKDHNKISTDLKNVKVIQLDSNKYIWNNIMFKNKLKEN, from the coding sequence ATGAAGTGAGAAAAATATAGTTTAATAAATGAAAGTCACTTAGAGTTGTTCGAACAGTATCACGAAAAAAAGGAAAGTGATTGATATAACAATCAATTTCATTTGTCAAGTTATTCTGGTTCAACAAATGATCCAAACGGTTTAGTATATTACAAAGGACAATATTTTGTATTCATGCAAAGTTGTCCTTTTAGCATAGAACACTACAATAAATCATGAGCTCTATACACAACTGTTGATTTCATAAATTATACATATGAAGGATTAACTTTAATTCCTTCAAATGAATATGATAAGAATGGTGTTTTTTCAGGTAGTGCAAGAGTAAATTCAAAAGGTGAAATGGAAATTTATTATACAGGAAATGTTAAGTTTAATGATGTTGATAGAACAAGTTATACATTAAAAGCGTTAATTGATTTAAGAGAAAAAGTTATTACAAAAGAATTTTTATTTGAATGTGATTTAGAAAAATATACAGGACATTTTAGAGACCCAGTTGTTTTTGAAAAAGAAAATAAATTATTTATGTTAAATGGAGCACAGACTTTAAACAAAGAAGGTGTTCTAAATGTTTATGAGTTTGATGGAAACAATTGAAATTGAAAAAAAGATATTATTGTTGATAAAGGTGATGAACAAAATTCATACATGGTTGAATGTCCAAATTATTTTGTTTTAGATGGAAAAGAATTTATTTTTGCTTGTCTTGAACAAGACACACCTTTGAGTGAAGGAAGTCACTTTGTTAAATATCGAGAAGTAGAAGTAGACAATGATGCTAACTTTAAATTTAAAACTCAATTAAGAAAAATTGATTTAGGTTTTGATTTTTATGCACCACAAATATTTTCAAATACACAAGATAGAATAATTATGTTAGGATGATTAGGAAATTCAAAATCAAGTCCGTTTCCAAAAGAGTTAACTACTTGAAGTAATCACTTAACAATTCCAAGAGAATTATTTGTAAAGAACGATTCTCTGTATCAATTACCAATTAAAGAATTAGAAAATTTAAGATTAAATGAAATTAATTATCAAGAAAATGTTTTTAATTATGAAAATGGTTTAGTTGAAATTATTTCAAATGATATTTCAAATAATAATTTTGAAATTAAATTACAAAGTGAAAATAAGAATATTATTTTAAAAAATCAAAATAATATTTTCTGAATTGATAGAACAAATATGGATTACAATGATGAAATAAATTTACCTTCATTAATTAATTTAGGTAATTTAAAAATTAATAATATTAGAATTTTAATTGATAGAAGTTGTTTAGAAATTTTTATTAATGATGGTCAACATGCAATTTCGTTGAGATTCTTTATAAAAGATCATAATAAAATTTCAACTGATTTAAAAAATGTCAAAGTAATTCAACTTGATTCAAATAAATATATTTGAAACAATATTATGTTTAAAAATAAGTTAAAGGAAAATTAA
- a CDS encoding GntR family transcriptional regulator: protein MDKKWEIVFDYLMYLIRENKVLPGEILPSQNMLKTKFKYSEQPIRIAFNKLIELKIVKSVNGKGFVVQDKLSNNLLFSFRELFPGSKNEYYDLIEVTCDKNISQLTGFQEGIKLFHFKCLRKTKENENILYQESYISKSKFKNLTIDQLNQNGLMLFIEQNSNIIVSHSSKNISFTEEEQNFELLKHFQNLNFKSFILDSGRVYDIFGEIIEFRKSWYNPKFFEWTFIEWRK from the coding sequence ATGGATAAGAAATGGGAAATTGTTTTTGATTATTTAATGTATTTAATAAGAGAAAATAAAGTATTACCAGGAGAAATTTTACCAAGTCAGAATATGTTAAAAACAAAGTTTAAATATTCTGAACAACCAATTAGAATAGCGTTTAATAAGTTGATTGAATTAAAAATTGTTAAATCAGTTAATGGAAAAGGCTTTGTTGTACAAGATAAACTTTCAAATAATCTATTATTTAGTTTTAGAGAATTATTTCCAGGATCAAAAAATGAGTACTATGATTTAATTGAAGTTACTTGTGATAAAAATATTTCTCAATTAACAGGATTCCAAGAAGGTATTAAACTATTTCATTTTAAATGTCTTAGAAAGACAAAAGAAAATGAAAATATTCTTTATCAAGAAAGTTATATATCAAAAAGTAAATTTAAAAATCTCACTATTGATCAATTAAACCAAAATGGTTTAATGTTATTTATTGAGCAAAACTCAAATATAATAGTAAGTCACTCTTCAAAAAATATTTCTTTTACAGAAGAGGAACAAAATTTTGAACTATTAAAGCATTTTCAAAATTTAAATTTCAAGTCATTTATTTTAGACTCTGGAAGAGTCTATGATATCTTTGGAGAAATTATAGAGTTTAGAAAAAGTTGATATAATCCAAAGTTTTTCGAATGAACTTTTATTGAGTGAAGAAAATAA
- a CDS encoding PTS transporter subunit EIIC, protein MKKTNYAQEAKRFVDAVGGKENIESYLHCVTRLRFNVIDKEKVNIDEIKASPIAKGTNWTQNQLQIILGTGVVEAAYAEVQKLLEVNITSKDSNESSKSDSFEDFKLKAKANKDALRNSGGKFAWLQMSMKTLGDIFLPIIPAIVAAGLAMGVAALFKNIFNYDSSSLLGIIIDIVTKTAFSSLSVLVCWSTVKRFGGNPVLGIIIGLMLISPLLPDKGAISAWEAQSKFVENWAKNPIEGLTAKEFWISKGLNWMEEGVTPIKLWIIPITGYQGSVLPALIIGIGVAYLEKWIKLWMPKSVNIIFTPFLTILISLLAALFVLGPILLLVEEGVLIGTQAILSIPFGFGTGLIAGILQAIVITGCHQVLQGLEMQLVIKGNIPNEAGIMTGSIFNAIWTASIISQGGAAMAVALKAKSKQERNLGMSSAVSTMFGITEPAIFGVNLPKVKPFIFASIGGFIGGFVAGLLNVTCSGMGVTVLPGLLLYSDSIRNLLLIILVNGVAFGSAFALTFFFYWEAGKKVTEKQLANFSTKLTNAEIDLKKLKKEVDLKDKEDKVKKSEQKIKKLKEKEIKLKEDKIKYEKYLEEVKISKENDKVEKQKAKEEKKKNK, encoded by the coding sequence ATGAAAAAAACAAATTATGCACAAGAAGCAAAAAGATTTGTTGATGCAGTTGGTGGAAAAGAAAATATTGAATCATATTTACACTGTGTTACAAGATTACGTTTTAATGTAATTGACAAAGAAAAAGTAAATATTGATGAAATTAAAGCTTCTCCAATTGCTAAGGGAACAAATTGAACTCAAAATCAATTACAAATTATTTTAGGAACTGGTGTTGTTGAAGCAGCTTATGCAGAAGTTCAAAAACTACTAGAAGTAAATATCACTTCAAAGGATTCAAATGAATCTTCAAAATCAGATTCATTTGAGGACTTTAAATTAAAGGCAAAAGCAAATAAAGATGCACTAAGAAATAGTGGTGGGAAATTTGCTTGATTACAAATGAGCATGAAAACATTGGGAGATATATTCTTACCAATTATTCCTGCTATTGTTGCAGCAGGTCTTGCAATGGGTGTTGCTGCTTTATTTAAGAATATTTTTAATTATGATTCATCATCATTATTAGGAATTATTATTGATATTGTAACTAAAACAGCTTTTAGTTCATTGTCAGTATTAGTTTGTTGATCTACAGTTAAAAGATTTGGTGGAAACCCAGTACTTGGGATTATTATTGGATTAATGTTAATAAGTCCATTATTACCAGATAAAGGAGCAATTTCTGCTTGAGAAGCACAAAGTAAATTCGTAGAAAATTGAGCAAAAAATCCTATAGAAGGACTAACTGCCAAAGAATTTTGAATTTCTAAAGGCTTAAATTGAATGGAAGAAGGAGTTACACCTATTAAATTGTGAATAATTCCAATTACAGGTTATCAAGGATCTGTATTGCCAGCACTAATAATTGGTATTGGTGTTGCATATTTAGAAAAATGAATTAAATTATGAATGCCAAAATCTGTAAATATTATTTTTACTCCATTCTTAACAATTTTAATTTCATTATTAGCTGCTTTATTTGTTTTAGGGCCAATCTTATTATTAGTTGAAGAGGGAGTATTAATTGGTACACAAGCAATTCTTTCTATTCCATTTGGATTTGGAACAGGATTAATTGCAGGAATTTTACAAGCTATTGTAATTACAGGTTGTCATCAAGTATTACAAGGTTTAGAAATGCAACTTGTAATTAAAGGAAATATTCCAAACGAAGCTGGAATAATGACTGGATCAATATTTAATGCAATTTGAACAGCTTCAATTATTTCACAAGGTGGAGCTGCAATGGCAGTTGCTTTAAAAGCAAAATCAAAACAAGAAAGAAACTTGGGAATGTCTTCTGCAGTTTCAACTATGTTTGGTATTACAGAACCTGCAATATTTGGAGTTAACTTACCTAAAGTTAAACCATTTATCTTTGCTTCAATTGGAGGATTCATTGGAGGATTTGTAGCTGGTTTATTAAATGTTACTTGTAGTGGTATGGGAGTAACAGTACTTCCAGGACTATTATTATATTCAGATAGTATTAGAAACTTATTATTAATTATTTTAGTTAATGGTGTAGCATTTGGATCTGCATTTGCTCTTACATTCTTCTTTTATTGAGAAGCTGGAAAAAAAGTTACTGAAAAACAATTAGCAAATTTCTCAACTAAATTAACTAATGCTGAAATTGATTTAAAGAAACTTAAAAAAGAAGTTGACTTAAAAGATAAAGAAGATAAAGTAAAAAAATCAGAACAAAAAATTAAAAAATTAAAAGAAAAAGAAATTAAGTTAAAAGAAGATAAAATAAAATATGAAAAATATCTTGAAGAAGTAAAAATTTCAAAAGAAAATGATAAAGTTGAAAAACAAAAAGCTAAAGAAGAAAAGAAAAAAAATAAATAA
- a CDS encoding carbohydrate kinase family protein, protein MKKIVSIGEVLMDVYSAEGEVKAEVGGASFNVACSIAALKNNESYFMGSLGSDNYKNEINTFINKFDIKKDFIQNSNLPTTIAKVTLDENKERFFEFIRNSDADFDLSKFSQDELKEINFIHFGSATGFLEGDLKKSYLELFKFSKTNNIKFCFDPNFRDKLWVTENEIDEFKNHCKDFLQSADLIKLSDEELILLTNIKDEQEALKVLMNENSKSLICITRGSKDTMCGWNNEIIFVPTIKCEELVDTTGAGDAFISSLINEFVTENIDQNSSKEKIIEIVSKSNKFANRAVRYLGALSFLEN, encoded by the coding sequence ATGAAAAAAATAGTTTCAATAGGTGAAGTATTAATGGATGTGTATTCAGCTGAAGGAGAAGTTAAAGCTGAAGTAGGTGGAGCAAGTTTCAATGTTGCTTGTTCAATTGCTGCATTAAAAAATAATGAAAGTTATTTTATGGGTAGTTTAGGAAGTGATAACTACAAAAATGAAATTAATACATTTATAAATAAATTTGATATTAAAAAAGATTTTATTCAAAATTCTAATTTACCAACAACAATTGCAAAGGTTACATTAGATGAAAACAAAGAAAGATTTTTTGAATTTATTAGAAACAGTGATGCAGATTTTGATCTATCAAAATTTTCACAAGATGAATTAAAAGAAATTAATTTTATACACTTTGGAAGTGCAACAGGATTTTTAGAAGGAGATTTAAAAAAATCTTATCTGGAATTATTTAAATTTTCAAAGACTAATAATATTAAATTTTGTTTTGATCCAAACTTTAGAGATAAACTTTGAGTAACTGAAAATGAAATAGATGAATTTAAAAATCATTGTAAAGATTTTTTACAATCAGCTGATTTAATTAAATTAAGTGATGAAGAATTAATTTTACTTACAAATATTAAAGATGAGCAAGAGGCATTAAAAGTTCTAATGAATGAAAATTCAAAAAGTTTAATTTGTATTACTCGTGGAAGTAAAGATACAATGTGTGGATGAAATAATGAAATTATTTTTGTTCCAACAATTAAATGTGAAGAACTTGTTGATACAACAGGTGCAGGTGATGCATTTATATCAAGTTTAATAAATGAATTTGTTACAGAAAATATTGATCAAAATTCAAGTAAAGAAAAAATAATTGAAATAGTTTCTAAATCAAATAAATTTGCAAATAGAGCAGTTAGATATTTGGGAGCTTTATCATTTTTAGAAAATTAA
- a CDS encoding glycoside hydrolase family 1 protein has translation MKKISKDLLLGCSISANQAEGSWNIDGKGLSIAELRRYNPNLDRKDINTERKMTKEKLEEALKDDGTYIYPKKFGVDFYNRYKEDIKLIADMKNNCFRTSIAWTRIFPNGDEKEPNQKGLEFYDNLIDELIKNKIEPIITISHYEMPFNLVEKYGGWKNPILIDFYLNFARTVLERYKDKVKYWIPFNEINAANYSVWAGAGLRDDEHPQILGLSMVALNNIFIANAKTIKMGREISKSFQFGSMVATLLNYSENSNPELVLKTERDQQLKIYSFFDVLHRGEYSKFSLNLLNKFGIKLNISEDDKKILKENTCDFVGFSYYMSGVVNDLESELTEGNLAKTGKNSFLQENEWGWQIDPVGLRILMNRLYDRYQKPLFILENGIGFDEKLIDGQINDDYRIDYIKNHLLQIQNAIDDGVECIGYTAWSLMDIISHGTSEMTKRYGFIYVDQDNYGNGSKTRIPKKSYEWFKNVCENREI, from the coding sequence ATGAAAAAAATTAGCAAAGACCTATTGTTAGGTTGTTCAATTTCAGCAAATCAAGCTGAAGGATCTTGAAACATTGATGGAAAAGGTTTATCAATTGCAGAATTGAGAAGATATAATCCAAACTTAGACAGAAAAGATATTAATACAGAAAGAAAAATGACAAAAGAAAAACTTGAAGAAGCATTAAAAGATGATGGTACTTATATCTATCCAAAAAAATTTGGAGTTGATTTCTATAATAGATATAAAGAGGATATAAAATTAATTGCTGATATGAAAAATAATTGTTTTAGAACTTCAATTGCATGAACAAGAATTTTTCCTAATGGTGATGAAAAGGAACCAAATCAAAAAGGTTTAGAATTTTATGATAACTTAATTGATGAATTAATTAAAAATAAAATTGAACCTATAATTACAATTTCTCATTACGAGATGCCATTTAATCTAGTTGAGAAATATGGTGGTTGAAAGAATCCAATTTTAATTGATTTCTATTTAAATTTTGCAAGAACTGTTCTGGAAAGATATAAAGATAAAGTTAAGTATTGAATTCCATTTAATGAAATAAATGCAGCAAATTATAGTGTATGAGCTGGAGCAGGACTCAGAGATGATGAACATCCACAAATTTTAGGTCTTTCAATGGTTGCATTAAATAACATTTTTATTGCAAATGCAAAAACAATAAAAATGGGAAGAGAAATAAGTAAGAGCTTTCAATTTGGATCAATGGTTGCAACTCTTTTAAATTATTCTGAAAATTCTAATCCAGAATTAGTTTTAAAAACTGAAAGAGATCAACAATTAAAAATTTATTCTTTCTTTGATGTATTACATAGAGGAGAATATTCAAAATTTTCTTTAAATCTATTAAATAAATTTGGTATTAAATTAAATATCTCAGAAGATGATAAAAAGATTTTAAAAGAAAATACATGTGACTTTGTTGGATTTAGTTATTACATGAGCGGTGTTGTAAATGATTTAGAATCAGAATTAACAGAAGGAAATCTAGCAAAAACAGGAAAAAATAGTTTTTTACAAGAAAACGAATGAGGATGACAAATTGATCCAGTAGGTTTAAGAATTTTAATGAATAGACTTTATGATAGATATCAAAAACCATTATTCATTTTAGAAAATGGAATAGGTTTTGATGAGAAATTAATTGATGGACAAATAAATGATGACTATAGAATTGATTACATTAAAAATCATTTATTGCAAATTCAAAATGCTATAGATGATGGAGTAGAATGTATTGGATATACAGCTTGAAGTTTAATGGATATTATTTCTCATGGAACAAGTGAAATGACAAAACGTTATGGATTTATCTATGTTGATCAGGATAATTATGGTAATGGTTCAAAAACAAGAATACCAAAAAAATCATATGAATGATTTAAAAATGTATGTGAAAATAGAGAAATTTAA
- a CDS encoding GNAT family N-acetyltransferase, whose translation MIETKRLILRRIQIEDAKDIFEYSSDLENTKYVDFITHKSLDETKEIITKIFIDDFEGKYGIVLKENNKLIGIIEARLKENLVDLGWIINKNYWNKGYCTEAAKEIIELYRQKFNINIFTASFKEGNESSRKVMEKLGFTYKNESFNKNNIKVKNYILV comes from the coding sequence ATGATTGAAACAAAAAGATTAATTCTAAGAAGAATACAAATTGAAGATGCTAAAGATATTTTTGAATATTCATCAGATTTAGAAAATACAAAGTATGTAGATTTTATAACTCATAAATCTTTGGATGAGACTAAAGAAATAATAACAAAAATTTTTATAGATGATTTTGAAGGTAAGTATGGAATTGTTCTTAAAGAAAATAATAAACTTATTGGTATTATAGAAGCAAGATTAAAAGAAAATTTAGTAGATCTTGGATGAATTATAAACAAAAATTATTGAAATAAAGGTTACTGCACTGAAGCTGCAAAAGAAATAATTGAATTATATAGACAGAAATTTAATATAAATATATTTACAGCGTCATTTAAAGAGGGTAATGAATCATCAAGAAAAGTTATGGAAAAGTTAGGTTTTACTTATAAGAATGAATCATTTAATAAAAACAATATTAAAGTAAAAAATTATATTTTAGTTTAA